The genomic window GAATGAGAAAGCAGAAACAGATCGAAGATCTGACTGAAGAATCTGGTAGATTGCAAATCGAGAACGATCATGTGGCGAAGAGGATAAAAGCGACGGAAGAAGCTTATGTTGAGATGGAAGCTGCAAATAATGTTATCAGAGCACAGACTATGGAATTGGCTGAACGATTGCGGTTTCTGAATTCGGTTATCGATGTTGCTGAAGATGCTAATGATTTTTCTGTTGAAATGGCTATGATTCCTGATCCTCTTCTGAAACCGTGGTTTATACCGCATTATTATTCGGCATCAAATGACATGTTGCTGCGTTGATATCAATCTCAATTCTctcttcaaagttcaaacacttTGGTTTATTATTCAGCATTACATGAAAATATTGTGTATTGATCTAAACTCTTTTTGGTTATTTGTGTTGATTAGTTTAAATGTTTAATTAGGTTTGgtg from Trifolium pratense cultivar HEN17-A07 linkage group LG1, ARS_RC_1.1, whole genome shotgun sequence includes these protein-coding regions:
- the LOC123906942 gene encoding bZIP transcription factor 53-like; amino-acid sequence: MASSQQQRPVSSGSDGGDLQIDERKRKRMLSNRESARRSRMRKQKQIEDLTEESGRLQIENDHVAKRIKATEEAYVEMEAANNVIRAQTMELAERLRFLNSVIDVAEDANDFSVEMAMIPDPLLKPWFIPHYYSASNDMLLR